Proteins co-encoded in one Schistocerca cancellata isolate TAMUIC-IGC-003103 chromosome 5, iqSchCanc2.1, whole genome shotgun sequence genomic window:
- the LOC126187452 gene encoding uncharacterized protein LOC126187452, with the protein MSADVCAVLGTEVSECLTAVVEKHGSDGSGCTVLDCLAARDLLSGDRAVCLVCLMHTPVHHRNVLARLGVPKPETHAALYFVDALSQLGSISGCSSDDLFSQVMKVVASAQVSGISHLSLILDDVSVLLDVGWDLQQVISFLSRLRSLKLASMAVLTHTAGADTLTSLLAAALIHSSDTAVSVLPLSTGVSADVSGTLIIRHLQQPNDTPQTFHFRLMDRQVKVFAPGSIR; encoded by the exons ATGTCAGCTGACGTCTGTGCAGTACTAGGCACAGAAGTTTCTGAATGTTTAACAGCTGTAGTAGAGAAGCATGGCTCTGATGGATCAGGATGCACGGTACTGGACTGTCTGGCTGCACGAGACTTGCTGTCAGGAGATCGTGCTGTTTGCCTTGTGTGCTTGATGCATACCCCAGTGCACCACCGTAATGTGTTGGCACGCCTTGGTGTCCCCAAACCAGAAACACATGCAGCtttatattttgttgatgcccTTTCACAGCTGGGCAGCATTTCTGGTTGCTCTTCTGATGACCTTTTCTCACAG GTAATGAAGGTCGTTGCTTCAGCACAAGTTTCTGGTATATCTCACTTGAGCCTAATATTGGATGATGTAAGTGTGCTGCTTGATGTCGGCTGGGATTTGCAGCAAGTAATAAGTTTCTTAAGCCGTCTTCGTTCTCTAAAATTGGCATCCATGGCAGTTCTCACACACACTGCAGGTGCAGACACACTGACATCTCTTCTAGCAGCTGCCCTGATTCATTCATCAGATACAGCAGTTTCAGTATTGCCTCTAAGTACTGGTGTGAGTGCTGATGTTTCAGGAACATTAATTatacgacatctgcaacaaccgaATGATACGCCACAGACATTCCATTTCAGACTTATGGATAGGCAG